In Candidatus Promineifilum breve, one genomic interval encodes:
- the recO gene encoding DNA repair protein RecO, which yields MPRDRTYRTEAIVIRRSDFGEADRLLTLFSAERGKVRAIGKGARKPQSRKTGHVELFMRSRFLVAEGRDLDIVTQAEMVEAYAALRDDLLRATYASYAVELLDRFTVDDDPHPDIYELLSAALGWFATLPADELLLPARYFELRLLSMTGFQPRLFNCLHCGEPIQEQAQAFSADLGGLLCPNCQATDPRARPISAVAVKVMRYLQTRPWDTVSQLRLRPAVLHEIERVMYAYLTHILERDLKSVDFIHRLRREATLFVPVEEE from the coding sequence ATGCCACGCGACCGCACCTACCGCACCGAGGCCATCGTCATCCGCCGCAGTGATTTCGGCGAAGCCGACCGGCTGCTGACGCTGTTCAGCGCCGAGCGCGGCAAGGTGCGGGCCATCGGCAAGGGGGCGCGCAAGCCGCAAAGCCGCAAGACGGGCCACGTGGAACTGTTCATGCGTAGCCGCTTCCTGGTGGCCGAGGGGCGCGACCTCGACATCGTGACCCAGGCCGAGATGGTGGAGGCCTACGCCGCGCTGCGCGATGACTTGCTGCGGGCCACCTATGCCTCCTACGCCGTGGAACTGCTCGACCGCTTCACCGTCGATGACGATCCCCACCCCGACATCTACGAGCTGCTATCGGCCGCGCTGGGCTGGTTCGCCACGCTGCCGGCCGACGAACTGCTGTTGCCCGCCCGCTACTTCGAGCTGCGCCTGCTGTCTATGACCGGCTTCCAGCCGCGTCTGTTCAACTGCCTCCATTGTGGCGAGCCGATCCAGGAGCAGGCCCAGGCCTTCAGCGCCGATCTGGGCGGCCTGCTCTGCCCCAACTGCCAGGCCACTGACCCGCGCGCCCGGCCCATCTCGGCCGTGGCCGTGAAGGTGATGCGCTATTTGCAGACGCGGCCGTGGGACACCGTCAGCCAGTTGCGCCTGCGTCCGGCGGTGCTGCACGAGATCGAGCGCGTCATGTACGCCTATCTGACCCACATCCTGGAGCGCGACCTGAAGAGCGTCGACTTCATCCACCGCCTGCGGCGCGAGGCCACCCTGTTTGTCCCGGTGGAGGAAGAATAG
- a CDS encoding geranylgeranylglycerol-phosphate geranylgeranyltransferase — MSRPLSTLTGVLAVGLGGYVAGTGAWDKIGLAALATLFVSAAANAWNDYRDIDIDRINQPQRPLPSGMVSPRAALVFSIVLAALSLGLAALISPAALAIAVASNILLYVYSVWLKSTVLLGNATVALISAMSPIFGGVAAGNPRPSLWLGAIIFVGILGREVLKTLADYDGDHAHQVRTIATAIGPRAARTVFFFLLGATAIVMLAPYLAGQYEPIYAWIVALGVFPVAVYVIIRVTRERSGPQLERLSQLLKYDFLIWFAAVLLGASV, encoded by the coding sequence TTGAGCCGGCCGCTCTCGACGCTGACCGGGGTGCTGGCCGTCGGGCTGGGCGGCTACGTGGCCGGCACCGGGGCGTGGGACAAGATCGGCCTGGCCGCGCTGGCGACGCTGTTCGTCTCGGCCGCGGCCAATGCCTGGAACGATTACCGCGACATCGACATCGACCGCATCAACCAGCCGCAACGGCCGTTGCCGTCGGGCATGGTCAGCCCCCGCGCGGCGTTGGTCTTCTCGATTGTCCTGGCCGCGCTGTCCCTGGGGCTGGCGGCGCTCATCAGTCCGGCGGCGCTGGCGATTGCCGTCGCGTCCAATATTCTGCTCTACGTCTACTCCGTGTGGCTGAAGAGCACGGTATTGCTGGGCAACGCGACGGTGGCCCTCATCTCGGCCATGAGTCCCATCTTCGGCGGGGTGGCGGCGGGCAATCCGCGGCCGTCGTTGTGGCTGGGGGCCATCATCTTCGTCGGCATCCTCGGCCGCGAGGTGCTGAAGACGCTGGCCGACTACGACGGCGACCACGCCCACCAGGTGCGCACCATCGCCACGGCCATCGGCCCACGCGCCGCCCGCACGGTGTTCTTCTTTCTGCTGGGGGCCACGGCCATCGTCATGCTGGCCCCCTATTTGGCCGGGCAGTATGAGCCGATCTACGCCTGGATCGTCGCCCTGGGCGTGTTCCCGGTGGCCGTCTACGTCATCATCCGCGTCACCCGCGAGCGCAGCGGCCCGCAATTGGAGCGGCTGAGCCAGTTGCTCAAGTACGATTTCCTGATCTGGTTCGCCGCCGTGCTTCTGGGCGCGAGTGTATAA